A window from Mya arenaria isolate MELC-2E11 chromosome 9, ASM2691426v1 encodes these proteins:
- the LOC128246501 gene encoding basic proline-rich protein-like, whose product LPPTLPPPLPPPLPPPLQQLPLPPPLPPPLPPPPPLLPPPLLPPLPPPLPPPLPPPPLPPPPLPPPLPPLPPPLPPPLPPQPLPPPPPPPPPPLPPPPPPPPPPLPPPPPPPPPPPQLPLPLLPQLPLPLPPPQPQLPPPLPPPLPPPPLPPPPPLPPQPLPPPLPPPPPPPPPLLPLPLPLLPPPILPPLPPPLPPPLPPPPLPPQPLPPPLPPLPPPLPPLPPPLPPPPPPQPPPPPQLPLPLPLLLLPPPLPPPPLPPPLPPPLPPPPPPPPLPPPLPPPPLLPPPPLPPPLPPPLPPPPPQPLPPPLPPPPPPPPPQLPLPLPLLQLTPPLPPPPLPPQLPPPLPPPLPPPPLPPPPLLPPQPLPPPLPPPPPPPPPPPLPPPLPPPPPPPPPPPQLPLPLPLPPPPPPPLPPPPPPPPPQLSLPLPLLLLPPPLPPPPPLPPQLPPPLPPPLPPPPPLPTPPLPPQPLPPPLPPQPLPPPPPPPPPLPPPLPPPLPPPPTTPPPPPPPLPPPLPPPPPPPPQLPLPLLPQLPLPLPPPPPLPPPLPPPPLPPQPLPP is encoded by the coding sequence ctaccacctacactaccaccaccactaccaccaccactaccaccaccactacaacaactaccactaccaccaccactaccaccaccactaccaccaccaccaccactactaccaccaccactactaccaccactaccaccaccactaccaccaccactaccaccaccaccactaccaccaccaccactaccaccaccactaccaccactaccaccaccactaccaccaccactaccaccacaaccactaccaccaccaccaccaccaccaccaccaccactaccaccaccaccaccaccaccaccaccaccactaccaccaccaccaccaccaccaccaccaccaccacaactaccactaccactactaccacaactaccactaccactaccaccaccacaaccacaactaccaccaccactaccaccaccactaccaccaccaccactaccaccaccaccaccactaccaccacaaccactaccaccaccactaccaccaccaccaccaccaccaccaccactactaccactaccactaccactactaccaccaccaatactaccaccactaccaccaccactaccaccaccactaccaccaccaccactaccaccacaaccactaccaccaccactaccaccactaccaccaccactaccaccactaccaccaccactaccaccaccaccaccaccacaaccaccaccaccaccacaactaccactaccactaccactactactactaccaccaccactaccaccaccaccactaccaccaccactaccaccaccactaccaccaccaccaccaccaccaccactaccaccaccactaccaccaccaccactactaccaccaccaccactaccaccaccactaccaccaccactaccaccaccaccaccacaaccactaccaccaccactaccaccaccaccaccaccaccaccaccacaactaccactaccactaccactactacaactaacaccaccactaccaccaccaccactaccaccacaactaccaccaccactaccaccaccactaccaccaccaccactaccaccaccaccactactaccaccacaaccactaccaccaccactaccaccaccaccaccaccaccaccaccaccaccactaccaccaccactaccaccaccaccaccaccaccaccaccaccaccacaactaccactaccactgccactaccaccaccaccaccaccaccactaccaccaccaccaccaccaccaccaccacaactatcactaccactaccactactactactaccaccaccactaccaccaccaccaccactaccaccacaactaccaccaccactaccaccaccactaccaccaccaccaccactaccaacaccaccactaccaccacaaccactaccaccaccactaccaccacaaccactaccaccaccaccaccaccaccaccaccactaccaccaccactaccaccaccactaccaccaccaccaacaacaccaccaccaccaccaccaccactaccaccaccactaccaccaccaccaccaccaccaccacaactaccactaccactactaccacaactaccactaccactaccaccaccaccaccactaccaccaccactaccaccaccaccactaccaccacaaccactaccacca
- the LOC128246285 gene encoding acanthoscurrin-1-like has product MIGGGGMGGGMMGGGLLGSGGMGGDIKGGGDLGRGLMGGGGMGRGLMGGGDMSGGMMGGGGMGGGMMGGGICGGIMCGSDMGKGLMGGGCMGRCLFGSGGMDRGMMGGGGMG; this is encoded by the coding sequence ATGATTGGCGGCGGAGGTATGGGCGGAGGTATGATGGGCGGCGGCCTGCTGGGCAGCGGTGGTATGGGTGGGGACATAAAGGGCGGTGGTGATCTCGGTAGAGGCCTGATGGGCGGCGGTGGTATGGGTAGAGGCCTAATGGGCGGCGGTGATATGAGTGGTGGCATGATGGGCGGCGGTGGTATGGGTGGAGGCATGATGGGCGGTGGTATTTGTGGAGGCATAATGTGCGGCAGTGATATGGGTAAAGGCCTGATGGGCGGCGGTTGTATGGGTAGATGCCTGTTTGGCAGTGGTGGTATGGATAGAGGCATGATGGGCGGCGGTGGTATGGGTTGA
- the LOC128246284 gene encoding uncharacterized protein LOC128246284, whose amino-acid sequence MAPPIRPMPNMLPTIQPPPITPTFIMQQPIPPLPSRPPSMMSPPISTPPIMPPPIPPPPIMPPLITSQPIMSPPIPPPPIMPQPIQPPPIPPQPIIHPPIMHPPTPPSSSCLHPSCLLPYHRGPSCPHPYHRRPNSSTHNTAAHAPTHTNAPYHASTHTVFAHHASTHPSPPNMPLPIPPPPNIPPPIPTPPAVPPQISPTHSMPPPIPPPRIMPLPTPPPPIMPTPKSLPPIMPQPIPPTPIIPPSVPPSPIMPPSISPPHIMLPYITRPLITPSPIMPRSIPQPIMPPPIMPPPILPPPIIPQCIPPPTIMPLPIPPQPIMSQPIPPPPIMPPSISPPPIRSLSIMPPPIP is encoded by the coding sequence ATGGCTCCCCCAATACGACCGATGCCCAACATGCTTCCTACCATACAACCGCCGCCCATCACACCGACGTTTATCATGCAACAACCCATACCACCGCTACCCAGCAGGCCGCCGTCCATGATGTCTCCACCAATATCAACGCCGCCCATTATGCCTCCACCCATACCACCGCCACCGATCATGCCTCCACTCATAACATCGCAGCCTATCATGTCTCCACCCATACCACCGCCACCCATCATGCCTCAACCCATACAACCTCCACCAATACCACCGCAGCCCATCATACATCCACCCATCATGCATCCACCTACACCACCGTCGTCATCATGCCTCCACCCATCATGCCTCCTACCATACCACCGCGGCCCATCATGCCCCCACCCATACCACCGCCGCCCAAATTCCTCCACACATAATACGGCCGCCCATGCCCCCACCCATACCAACGCCCCCTATCATGCCTCCACCCATACCGTTTTCGCCCATCATGCCTCCACTCATCCATCGCCGCCGAACATGCCTCTACCCATACCACCGCCGCCTAACATACCTCCACCCATACCAACGCCGCCCGCCGTTCCTCCACAAATATCACCGACGCACAGCATGCCTCCACCAATACCACCGCCGCGCATCATGCCTCTACCCACACCACCGCCGCCAATCATGCCAACACCCAAATCACTGCCTCCTATCATGCCTCAACCCATACCACCGACTCCTATCATACCTCCATCCGTACCGCCGTCTCCCATCATGCCTCCATCCATATCACCGCCGCACATCATGCTTCCATATATAACACGTCCTCTTATCACGCCATCGCCGATCATGCCTCGATCCATACCGCAGCCCATCATGCCACCGCCAATCATGCCTCCTCCCATACTGCCGCCGCCCATCATTCCTCAATGCATACCACCGCCGACCATCATGCCTCTACCCATACCTCCGCAGCCAATCATGTCTCAACCCATACCACCGCCGCCCATCATGCCTCCATCCATATCACCACCGCCAATCAGGTCTCTATCCATCATGCCTCCACCCATACCATAG